GTCGGTTCCAGCCAGGGTCAGGTCGTTGTTGCGCTCCGCGGCATCGCCAATCAGGGCAACTTCGTTACCGAAATGTCCCAACAGAATATGGGTGCTGGTTTTTTTATCTTCGACAGTGGAAAGGGCGCCCACCGCGTAGGAAAAGGGCGTCATTCCGGTGAGTTCGCCGCTGGTGGGGTGATATTGATCGCTGATGCCGATTTCGCGGTAGGTAGCGCTGAGGGTATCGCGTGACAAAATGGCGAGGGTGGCATCGCCGCTGGTGGCGATGGGTGGGTTATCCCCCGATGATGCGGAGCGAATGATATTCTCCAGCACGCTTAACCCCACAAAGGCAGCCGCGCTCTCTGTGCCAGAGAGTTTGCCGCGTCCCAGGCTGATATGCAGCCGCGAGCCAGCTTCTACGGCCAGCCCGATGGCGCGGCTCAATTTTTCGAACGCAGGGATGGGGCGTAAGTGGGTTTCAGCATCTTCACGCCAGACAGCTGTGAAGAACAGAATGAGTCCGAAAAAGACGAGGATAAAAGCCAGACCTATGAGACCGGTGAAGGCCACGGGGAGTTACCTCCAATATACGGAAAATTTCAGGATAGTTGAGTGTGTTTTCGCAGATATGTGCTGAATGCCTGCGTCATCTCCGGGCTTTCAAGCAAATTGGCAAAGGCGTTGCTGTGTTCCTGTGAAAGAAATTGACCTAAAACTGGCTGGCCGAGATAAACCAGTTGAGCACCGAGGATATTTAGCGGCCCGGTTGATTCGAGCAGGGTGGCCACGAGGTTATCTAGCCCCCAGCGGTGGAGGGCATCTGCCCAAATTTGCCAGAGATGCGGGTTGCTGTTCACACGACAAGTATAGCATAAATCGAAAAATGAAAGCAGGGCGGCAAGCCGCCCCGCTTTCACTTTTCGATGCGTTATAAATTATAGGGGTTACTCACGAAAGGGGTCGTAAGTGGGGTTGGTGCCTGCCCAGACGCAACTGCCGCGGCCATCGAGATTGCAGGCTGTGCCCTCGCTGCAGCGATGTGCCACAATGCGCGGCGGTTGATCGGGCAGCCATTCTGCGGGGTGAACGACTTCGGCTTCGAGGGCAACTTCTTTGCCAACATGGTGGCAGTAGTTCACTTTTTCAACTTCCCAGTCTTTTTTAGACATAACTGTACCTCCAGTAAAATTGTGGGTCTTTGCCAATAAACTTTGGAGCTATTTTTTAAACTTCTATATCAGTATGCCAAATCTGGCCACGAAATGCAAGTGTCAGGCATCATTATTTGAAGGGTGCGATTGCTTCACTTCTCAATCACACCTGGAATCTGGTCAGGCTAAAGGCGGGATTGGGGCTGTGGGGAGCGGCCATTTCGAGGCAGGGTGTGCGCCCAGCGTTGAGAGCGAACTCATTTTTCAATTGCGCCCGCACAAGACGCTCAAATTGATAGGCCTCCGTTTCAAATGGAAGCGCCTCGCCATAGCCTTGTCGGCGGTAGTCTAGCCAATAGCGCCAATAAAAACTCACCAGGCCGTACCGTTCTACTTGTTCGATATGTTTAATCTCATGGGCCAGCAAGGCCAGCCCGCGTGGAGCGTGGGGGTTATATGCTTCCATCTGGCGAAAATAGATGGTGTGCCCCAGCGCTATGGCGGCAATTTCGGTGCCTGCGAAACGCGGACTACTGAGCCGACGCGCCAGCCCGCGGGCTTTTGCCAGTTTCGTGCGCTGGACGATGCCCGGATCGGCGAACCATTCTGGGCGGGCAAGCAGCCGCGCGGCACAGGCGGGGATTTCTTTCGGCAAAAGATTCGCGTTGGACATGCGTTTCCTTTTTACAGACATTCGAAGTCTTGCACGGGCCTCGCTCATTACGAGATTTGTTAATGCTATCTATTTCACCACGCGCACAAATTTGCGGCGGCCCACGCGCAGCACGCCAGAGCCTGGGAATTCGGCCAAAGCGTCGGTGAGTTTTTCGCCATCCAGGCTGACGGCGTTTTGTTGCACCATGCGCCTTCCCTCGCCGCGGCTGCTCACCAGACCACTCTCGGTGAGTACATCCAGCACAGACTGACCAGCCTGGAGCGTGTACGCTTCCATATCTTCGGGTACATCGCCTTGCTGGAAGACGCGCACGAAGGCGGCTTCGGCTTCTTTGGCGGCTGTCTCGCTGTGGTAGATCGAGACAATCTCGCGTGCCAGGCGCATTTTGGCATCGCGCGGGTGTACGTTGCCATCGGTAAGTTCTTTTTCGATGGCCTCAATCTCCGGCGGAGTCAGGCGGCTGACCAGACGGTAAAAATCGCCCATCGCCTTATCGGGGACACTCATCACTTTTCCGTACATATCCTCGGGGGTTGCCAGCAAGGGGATGTGATTGCCCAACGATTTGCTCATCTTGATTTCACCATCCGTGCCCGGCAATATGCCCATAATAATGCCGATATTAGGCTGAACATCTTTGGAAGCCATCAACTTGCGCGCCGCGGTGACAATATTGAATAATTGGTCGGTGCCGCCCACCTGCACATCGGTGCGCAAGGCATAGGCATCGTAACCTTGCATGATGGCGTAAAAAGTCTCATGCAGGTAGACCGCGTCGCCTTTATCCCAGCGCAGGCGAAAATTTTCGCGCGTCATGAACTGCTGAATGGTGAAATTGGAAGCCAGTTCAATCAACTCGGCAAAGGTCAATTTCGAGAGCCAGTCGGCGTTGTAGACGATTTTTGTCTGTTCGGCGTCGAGAATTTTGTAGGCCTGCTCGGCGTAGGTGCGGGCATTGTAGTCCACTTCTTCGGCGGTGAGCTGCGGGCGCAGTTTGTCTTTATCCGAAGGGTCGCCGATCAGCGAGGTGTAGTTGCCGACGACAAAGGTCACTTCGTGGCCTAACTCCTGAAACTGGCGTAACTTGCGCATCGGTACGGTATGCCCCAGGTGCAGGTCGGAGGTGCGCGGGTCGAAGCCGCAATATACTTTTAGCGGGCGGCCAGCTTTTTCGGCTTCGCTCAGACGTTGTTTCAGTTCGTTCGCCATGGCCTGATATAAATTGGCGTCGCCATATTCGGTGCCTTGCATCAACAGGGCTACTTGTTCGTCAATACTCATCTTTTTCATATCTCACTCCTTAGCCCTCACCCCCAACCCCTCTCCCAACTTTGGGAAAGGGGTTGGGGGTGAGGGGAAACAAAAAGCGCCCTCAATACATCAGAGAGCGCCAGTAGGAACGCGGCCAATTTGCCCCGCCCCTACGGACGGGTATAATAGCGCACTTTTTCGCTATCGGTGCTTTTGGATAAACCTGCCGATGCGAGAATTTCTTTTAAAATGAACGCGCCTTCGGCGAAGCCCAAGCGGCCTTTGAGACTATCTTGCACCCGCACTTCGCCCAGCGTCCTGAAAATGAAGCTGATCGTCGGGCTAATCACCTGGACGCGCTGCCCCCAATTTGATTCCAG
The Chloroflexota bacterium DNA segment above includes these coding regions:
- a CDS encoding DUF4157 domain-containing protein, encoding MSNANLLPKEIPACAARLLARPEWFADPGIVQRTKLAKARGLARRLSSPRFAGTEIAAIALGHTIYFRQMEAYNPHAPRGLALLAHEIKHIEQVERYGLVSFYWRYWLDYRRQGYGEALPFETEAYQFERLVRAQLKNEFALNAGRTPCLEMAAPHSPNPAFSLTRFQV
- a CDS encoding tyrosine--tRNA ligase, producing MKKMSIDEQVALLMQGTEYGDANLYQAMANELKQRLSEAEKAGRPLKVYCGFDPRTSDLHLGHTVPMRKLRQFQELGHEVTFVVGNYTSLIGDPSDKDKLRPQLTAEEVDYNARTYAEQAYKILDAEQTKIVYNADWLSKLTFAELIELASNFTIQQFMTRENFRLRWDKGDAVYLHETFYAIMQGYDAYALRTDVQVGGTDQLFNIVTAARKLMASKDVQPNIGIIMGILPGTDGEIKMSKSLGNHIPLLATPEDMYGKVMSVPDKAMGDFYRLVSRLTPPEIEAIEKELTDGNVHPRDAKMRLAREIVSIYHSETAAKEAEAAFVRVFQQGDVPEDMEAYTLQAGQSVLDVLTESGLVSSRGEGRRMVQQNAVSLDGEKLTDALAEFPGSGVLRVGRRKFVRVVK